The Natrinema sp. SYSU A 869 DNA segment ATGACATCGTTCGTGTTTACGGTTTGCTCTTCGAGGCAGTCGTTGAGTTCGTCCTGGATCGCTCGCAGTCGCTCCCGCGTTTCCATCGACATCGTCAGTGATACCTGGAACTGATGGGAGACGTCCTCATGGAAGCGTTCAGCGGCGGTTGCGATCTCGTCGTCCGTCATCGTCGGGTGCCACCATGGTCGGGAACGTAAGTGTTCGGGCGCGATGCCGCGAGGCGGAGCGACCGGACACCTCCCCGACAGAGCCCGACGTGAGACGGCACAGTATCTTTTTGTCTGCACCCGATGTGGGAACTACTCACATCCACTATGGAACACGACGGCATCGATCGATCAGTCCTAGTCCAGAACCACGACGTCCACCGGCTTGAGGGACGGGACGCACAGACGGACAACTTCGCGGCCGCGAAGGCCCTCTCCGACGTGATCGCCTCGACGCTCGGGCCCAAGGGGCTTGACAAGCTCCTCGTGACGTCCGACGGAACGGTGGTGGTAACGAACGACGGTGCGAGTATCGTCGACCGGATGGAGATCGTCCACCCGGCCGCACGATCCGTCGTCGACGTCGCGAGCAAGCAGGACTCCCGGGTCGGCGACGGAACCACCTCGACGATCGTCTTGACGGGAGCACTGTTGACGGAGGCCGAGTCGCTACTCGAGTCCGGTCTTCACCAGACGTCCGTCGCGCGCGGGTACAGCCTCGCCGCCGAACGGGCGACCGAAACGCTGCGGCAGCGAACGGTTCCGATCGACAGCGACGACGAGGAGCAACTTCGATCAATCGCCGAAACGGCGATCACGGGCAAGTGGAACCAGCAGGCGAGCGAGTTCCTCGCGGAGAAAACGGTCAGCGCGGTTCGAGCGATCCAGCGGGACCGGACGGTCGAGTTGAGGCGACTCACCCGCAAGGCCATTCCAGGAGGGTCCTACTACGACTCGGAAGTCGTCGACGGGCTAGTGATTGACATGGAGAGTTCGTCCACGACCGCAGTCTCGCCCGAACCTGGACCGCTGGACGCGTTCAACAGCGCCACCGTCGCGCTCGTCGACGACCAGCTAACGATCGAAACCGTCAGCGGACAGGGAGCGGTCAGTCTGGAATCGCCGGACGACCTCCAGACCCTCCGGACGTACGAACGGGACATCTACGAACGGTACGTCGACCGGATCGTCGACACGGGAGCGGACGTTGTCTTCTGCCAGAAGTCGATCGACGACATGGTCCGCTACCTGCTCGCAAGAGAGGGCGTCCTCGCCGTCGAACGGACCAGACAGGACGAACTCGAGAAACTCGGCCGAGCAACGGGTGCCCACGCAGTGGGGACGGTCGACGACCTCACCGAGAGCGACGTCGGCCGAGCGCAACGGATCGATCAACGTGACCTCGGCCCGACAGAGGTGATCGTCGTCGACGGCGGCCCCGGCGTCGAACAGGCGTCGCTGGTCCTGCGCGGCGGCACCCAACAGGTCGCCGACGAGGCGAAGCGGGTCGTCGACGGGTGCTTCCACGTCCTCTCGCACGCGATCGAAGACAGCATCGTAGTCCCCGGCGGCGGTGCCACCGAGGTATCACTCGCGTCGGACCTCCGATCCTACGCCGCAAGCGTTTCCGGCCGCGAACAGCTCGCGATCGAGGCGTTCGCCGACGCGCTGGAGGCGATTCCACGCCAACTCGCGTCCTCTGGCGGAATGGATCCGATTGACACGATCGTCGAGTTGCGAGCCAGTCACGATGACGGGGAGTTCGCGACGGGCCTCGTCTTCGAGGGTGAGTCCGGGACGATCGACGACGTCAGGGAACGTGGCGTCCTCGAGCCGTTCGCGGTCAAAGCACGCACGATCTCGGGTGCGGCCGAGGCGGCGAACCTGCTCGTTCGCGTCGACGACGTTGTCGCGACCTCCGGCAAGGAAACTGGGGAGGAGGCCGAGCACGACCACGATCACGGCCCGGGGGCTTGTCGAAAGCGAAGAGGGGTACCCCTGGGCGGTCGGGCACTCGATGGGGCACTGAGACCGGTGCCGTGACCACTGGCGGCTCCGAACTCCCTCGAGAAAGAATTGATCGGCGGGTCGACGATCAGGACGGTTTCGCGACGTCGCCCTTGCCGCCGACGGACTCGTACTCATCGGTGAGCGTGTCCGGATCGATGTCGATGTCGAATGCCTCGTTTGGGACCGACACCGTCACGCAGGTGTTGGGCAGGTCGACGATCCCCGCGATCCGGCTCTCGACGGGAATGGTGCTGAGGAGGATGTACGCCTGTTCTTCGGTGTAGCCAAAGTTCGTCAGGTAGTCGATCGCGTCCAGGCAGGCCCGGCGCATGCCGACGTTCGCGTTCTTGTAGTGCTGGGTCCCGTCCTCGTCGACGGAGTAGCCCTCGAAGACGATATAGTTCGAGAAGTCCGGATCCTGGTAGCCGGGCTTGAACATGGCGTGGTTGGTTCCCAGCTGGTCCATTCCGTTCTTGATGACGTCGACTCTCATGTCGATCCAGCCGGCAATCTCGATGGCGCCACAGAACGTGATCTCCCCGTCGCCCTGGGAGAAGTGGAGGTCACCGGTGATGAAGTTCGCACCTTCGACGAACACCGGGAGATAGACCCGGGAGCCGCGACCGAGGTTCTTGATGTCGCAGTTGCCCGCGTTCTCTCGGGGCGGGATCGTTCGGGCGGCCTCCTCTGCCGCATCCTCGACGTCCTCCTCGTCCATATCGCCGAGCAGCACCTCGTTCGGTTCCGGTGGCAGGGCAAGCGGCGGCTCTTCTTCTCGGGTTTCGTGACTGACCGCGGTTTCGGCGTCTGCTCCTCGTTCGATGAGTGCTTGCTCACGTTCGTTCCACTCTTCGAGCAGTTCGTGTGAGGGGGCAGTCCCGACGATGCCAGGGTGGACACAGCCCGGGAACCTGACGTCCTCGATGTGACGTGAGTGAGTCATCACGCCGTCGACGTCCCAGATGGCCTTTCGGGCTTCCGGGAAGTGGTCGGTGAGGAATCCACCACCGTTATCCAACTCGAAGATTCCGGTGAATCCCCACTCGTTGTCCGGGAAAGGCCCAAGATCCAGAATGTCGATGACCAGTACGTCACCGGGTTCGGCTCCCTCGACCTCAAAGGGGCCGCTCAAGTGGTGATTGGGATCCAGCCGCATGTCCCGGATGTCATTCGCGCTATCGTCGTTTTTCACTTGGTTCCCCGTCCAGTCGAGACATTCAATCCGAACTTTTTCACCGGGTTCGATCGTCGCTGCCGGTGGAACGTCCGGGTGCCAGCGGTTCACTATCGGATCCGGTTGCTCGTCGATGGAGGCGTCTACGTCCACCTCGAATACCGTTTCAGGCATGATACATGTTGACGGACCACACATCAGTATTTATAGCTGATTCTCGAGAGAGCGCACACTAATGATTACGACACAGCCAGAGTGCAAATGAACGCGAGTCTACCGGTGTGGGACCGCGACCGTGATGCCGATCGACTGTCGCTGCGACCGTCGCCGCTGACGCAATGCCGGCGACCCGATATCGTCTCCATACTTGCGGCCAGCCTCGAAGGGCGATCTGCGCTCGAGGAGCGTAAGGACCCGACAACGTTTTTCCGCCGAACGTGGCCGATTGGTGTATCCAGCCAATGACCACGCGAACTTCGCTTCCGGCGATCGACGACTGCCTCGAAGCATATCTCGCGGCCCACGCCGACTTCGGTGCGGAGCCGTTCTCCAGCGCCGACCTCGCCGACCGCGTGGACGGGTTCGACCCGTCGGAGCCGACCGGAGCACACCGACTCGATCTCCTCATCGCGTACGGTCTCGTCGATCGGATTGGCGACGATCGATACCGGATTCGTTGCCGACCGGACGAGAGCGTCGCTCGGTGGCAGGAACGGTCCGTCGAACGGGCCGCGACGGTACGTCGTCTGGTCGCGGACCGAACGGCGGGTCACGAAACACCGTCCAACGACCCCGAACCCCTATCACATGACGGCGATTCCTTCGCCAGTGTTTTCGTCTCCGAACAGGACGACGTCGAGACCGTCGCTACGACAGCGGCGGCCGCGCTCGCTCGAGACGCCTCCCTCTCGGGGATCGTGTTGCGAGGGGCGGGATCGCGCGCCGATCACCTCCAGCAGATCACAGACGAACTCTGTAATTCCGACGTCGTCGAGCACACCGACCTTGAGCAGTCCTTCGAAAAGGTCGTTTCCGATGTCGTCGGCGAGTCGAAAGACACACTCGAGTTTCGCTCGTTCCTGCGGATAACCCAGACAGCAGAGTCCTGAGAGGGAACGGCTCGGGAGGCATGCGCCCGCGTCGATCGGGGGTCAACCGTCGGTCCCATGACTGATGGTCTGTGCGACCGCGTTTTGCGTGATACAGGTCCACTTAAGTGGATCTGTCGCTGCTCCGTGGGACCGCTCCGAGAAGTTTCGGCCGCGCCGACGGATCACACTTCGACTTCGGACGGTCCGAACCGGCTCAGTCCCCGGACGCCGTCGTGTCGATCCACCAGACTTCCTCGTGGACGACCCAGCCACCGGTCTGAAGGTTCTGTGACAATGTGACGTGGTTGCCGTTCGGATCCGCGACGGTCACCGAGTACTTGTTCGTTTCGACGACCTCGTAGGCCTGTTCTCGATCGTTAAAGGTGATGCCGTCACCGACTTCAAGGTCGGCGAACCGGTCGGTGATGGTCTGTGGTGCGAGCGTTTCTCGTTCCGCGGCGGGGTCGGTCTCGTCCCGAGACATCCGTGGTCAGCATGACCATCTCCTGGGATATAACCGTTCGACGTGGATTGTTGTACGGAGCGGGCGCGCTTCCTCCCCCTAAAAGGTGGGCTTCCGCGCTGTACCGCTGTGAAGACGCTGCGATCGCGGTATGAGGATCCTCACGTCCGCCCGTCGATTCCCTTCGATTGGGGGCCGGCCCCCCGTTCACGTCTCGCCAGCAGACAGTAGCCGATCGATGATATTTCACGAGACGTGTGGTCAGAATTATTGGTTCACACCGTGAAGCACGACTTGCGTGGCGCTAGCACGCAACAGGGGTATTCATCGATGTCACTGTACATGATCCTGGGCATGGGGCTGATCTACGTCGGAATGGTACTGGTAGTGAACGGAATCTGGTTGCTCGGTATAGGAAATAATAGAGACGTTTCGATATTTAATCTCTTCGTCGGAGCATTGTTATTTATTATCGCGATATGGTGGGCGTTCGGCGAACTGTGGGCGTTCGGCGAATACCAGTCCGGAGATGCGTTTGTAGCAGCGGGAACGTTGCTGTTTTCGTTCACATATCTGTGGATCGGGATAAACGCGATCCGCGATATCGGTGACCAGCGGTCGTTCGGGTGGTATTGCATACTCGTAACTGTCATTGCCGTCCCGACAGGTTACCTCGTGTTTCTCGACGGGGACTTCGGACTCGCCGGGCTCTGGTGGACCTGGGCGGTCCTCTGGGCGACGTTCTGGGTGCTGTTAGGGCTGGAACTCGACGAGTATACGGAGCCCATCGCCTGGTTCACTACGGTTGTCGGCATCGTCACGGGAGTGGCCGGATACATGATGGCAGCCGGTTTCTGGCCGTGGGCAGCCTGACGTCGCTGTCGGAAGGGGACGGGCAGCGGACGATCAGGCCACCAATACCCAGGACATCCCGATCGCCGCGATCGAGACCGCAGCGTTGCCGAAGGAGTACACGAGAGCAGTCCAGACGCGCCCGTCCTCGACGAGTCGAACCGTGTCGACAGAGAACGTCGAGAACGTTGTGAACGCACCGCACATGCCGACGCCAACGAACAGCGCAAGTGACTCCCCCGCCCCCGCGAACGAAACGAGGCCCAGCAGGAAACTCCCGACAACATTCACCAAGAATGTCGACAGCGGAAAGCGCTCTTCCTCGACGAGACTGCTCACCGCGTACCTCGCCAGCGCACCGACCGCGCCGCCGAGTCCGACGAGCAACGCCGGATCAGTCACGGGTTTCACCCCGGATTCGCAGCGCTATCCACCGACCGAGGACGACGCCGACGAAGCCGAACGAGTAACTCGCCGCGACGTTCACCAGGCCGAGTACCGGCTCGACCGTCGCCGTCTGGAAAGCGAACGTGCTGTAGGTCGTATACGACGAAAGAAAGCCGGTCGCCACGAGCAGCCGCCCCCTATCGGTGAGGTAGTCGGTGTACATCGCTTCGTACGCAACGAACCCCAGGACGAAACTACCGGTCACGTTCGCGAGGAAGGTCCCGGTCAACCCCGGGTACGCGAGGGAAACGGCGTACCGGACGTTCGCGCCAAGGAAGCCACCGACCACGACGAGTACCGCAGTCTGTACGTGAGCGACCCAGTCTTGGGTCGTCATCCGGTGAGTTGACGTCATCCTCCTTAAAATAAATGTTGGACGATAGATACCCCTTCGGACAGAGCGGCTGCCGGCTGAACAAACATTGAGTTCGCCGTCGGCGCGACGGCACTCGCGCAAACAGGCGGTGGACGCTACGGCGCTCGCTCGAGGGGATACTCAAGGCCGGTGGGATACGGGCTCTCTTCGGTGGTGTCTAGTCGCAACGCGATACAGAACCTGTCGAGGCCCACCTCGAGACCCGCGAACATCAGGAGTTCGACGATGGCCTCGTCACTGTACTCCTCGCGCAGTTCGGCGAAGAACTCGTCTGGCATCTCCTGTGGATCCCGGGACATGTGGTCCGCGACCCGAACGGCGAGTTCCTCACGGCGCGTCAGTTCGCTGGTCTCGATCTCCTCGGAGAAAACCGCGTCCTCCCTCGATTCGACAGCGTCTTTCACCTCCCACGTTCGAACGGTCCCACAGTAAGCACACCCGTGGACTGCGGCGACCCGCAACCGCATCAACTCCAGGGTCTCCGCATCGATCGAATCGCTCCGCGGAAACAGGCGAAATGTTCGCACGAGCCGTTTCAGGAGCCTGGGCTGGTGGGCGACGGCGCCGAAGTACGCGGAGTCTTTGTACCACCCGTCTTCGCTCTCCGCAAGGATCTCGTTTACTTCCTCGTCGTCCGATTCGCCGGGTTCGATCGGCTCGATGCGCGAAGTCATGTGTCCCACGCTACGTTAACAATCTACATAAATACCATCGGGGCTCGTAGCGTGGATTCGAGTCGGCTTCGATGCCGTCCGAACGGTTGGACGACAGTGCGTGTGACGGCGGCACACTAGGGTACGGAGCCGTCTCGAGACGTTGCAACCGCGACCGTATCTCCTTGCGGCGTCCTCGCGCGGACGATCATCACGGACCGACGATGGGTCGTGGACGGTCCACTGCTGGTGGGCCGTCGAAATTCCGGAGCGGATTCTAGGATCTGGCCAACCAGTCGTTGCAATTCCCTTCGTAGGGCCGGTTAGCCGGCACAGGACCTGTTGAAGAACTCCTTTTTCGTAGCTACTTCATCACAATCGTCACACTCCGTACCAGTATGTAGAATGGTCGTGCTTCGTACGAAGCCGGTGACCCCACGAATACCCGGTGTGTCGCTCCTGGGGTTTCCCGCGGTTCGTACTCATGGGTCCGCCGCCCCTGCTATCGAAACCTCAGTCCGACCGCGGCGACCAACGAACACGCCCGGACTCCGGGTTCGTCCGTCGTCGACAGGTGTTCTGTCGTCATTCCCGGAAGTCAATTGTGCCAAACCCAGCCAAATCTTCGCTGCCGGTCTGGCTTTCTTCGGTACAGCTACTCCCGTCGCGGACATTTCGATCGCGGACCGTGCGTCCGCAAAACGTGGGTTCTGAGGGGTAGCTGGCCTGTGGGCCGTTTCTCTTCCGCCCCAAACGTAGTGATCGTCTGCCCTCCTTCGTTCTTCGGCTCCGTTTCGGGCCGAAAAACGGGTGGTTGGACAGTGTTTGCGGTCATCGGCGGTGGCGAAGAAGCCATCCAGAATACACCTATTGAAATAGGTTCCGCCAGTTCTCACAGGGAACATTGCTCCCAGGCAGCGAAGTGTTAGCCGTATTCCCACAGTGGCTCCAGATCCGACGGATCACGGACGTCTATCGGGTCTCTCGGTGCCGTACCTAGTGTACGTGACACTAGTGCGGTGACTCGATTGGCGCCGGCTACGTCTGGCCGAAGATGCTTTCGATTTCGTGACCGAGGTGGCTGCAATAGTCGAGTGAGGCGGCTGTGTTTAGCAGCCACACCGGTCAACTGGCACCTGCTCTATTGTCCATTCGTTCGAGGCAGGGTCAAAACAGCACAGTCAGCGTTTTTGGCGAGCGTCGCTTGTGCTACCACTGCTCCTGTGCGCGGTTCGGCCGCTCGCGCTGATAGATGTCGTCTCGAACCTCCTGGAACGTATTGATGAGTTCTGCAACGGCGTGAGTGATCGTCTCGAAGTACTCTTCGCCGAGTTCGGCGGTCGCTTCGCTCGGGTCGCCCCACGTCCCGGTTTCGCTGACCCGGTAGTATGCACCTTTGCCAATCAGGAGGTGGTCCAACAGCGCCGCGGGGTTCTCGATGTCCTCGGGCAGATCGGGGTCATCGAAGGACGTGCTCTCGAGATCAACGAGGTCCTCTTCGATGGCCATCACTGCGGCCGTCTCTCCAACATTCGCGTGCCACCCGGCGTCGAAGGAGAGGTAGTCTTCCATGTCGTCACCGCTCAGAGCGTCCCAGTAAGGGAACGCGTATACGTAGTTCTCTTCGGGCAAATCATGTGAGACCTGGTTGGCGCCGACTTTTGCCGCCCAGTCGTTCGTTAGGTGACCCGAGATGAACACGACATCGGTGAACCCGCTCTCGGCCAGCGAATACGCGATATCGCGCACCACTGTCGCTAACGTCCGATAGTTGAGGTAGGTAATCCCATCATACCCGGCGTGCATATCCGACGCACCATAGGTTATCGGTGGCCCGACGAGCCCGTCAATGTCCTCGGCGATTCGCTCACAGATCTCGGTCGGGATGAACGCGTCAGTTCCCATCGCGAGATGTTCGCCGTGTTGTTCCGTCGTCCCGACCGGAATCAACACCGTTGGCGTCTCTGTACTATCGAGATACGCTTCGACTTCGGGATGTCGCAGTTCGTCGAGTCTACTAGACCGTGGCATATCCGACTGTGCCACACCGTACCATATAAACCTATTATGGAAGGCAGATCCGAACAGCGGAGAAGGGAGAATCGCGTTACGGAGAGCGGTTTCACCGGAGTACCAGAGAGGGAGGCACCGATTCACAGAATGTGAGAAGACAGCACCGATACGTCTATTCGACTTAGCGCCCAGATATGGGTGAGCTGACGGTGGTGTCTTCATTGGCAATCGTGATTCGAGATTTCCTGATAACGCTATATCGGCTCTATTGAAACCCTCTTCTTTAGATGTTTACTCTAATGAAACTACTGATCATTATACATGCGGACTTATCGATAATATTTGTCTTATCTACCACAGATATTGACGGTGTCGTGATGAACATCTGGCGCATGTCGATCATGCAACGACCTCAATTGTTGCGTACGACTGCACAAGCCCACAGAAATCGTTGAGTTATGCAGATTCCGGAGGGCGATAGGCCCACCGGGGCAGAGCATCCACAGCATCATTTCTTTGTTCGTGGAGTTCCGACCGAAATGGTTTCTCCTCAGAACTGGAGAACCACTTGGCACGGAACACCTCTACCTCTTTCTGGAGTTCTACCTCACGGCACACTTAAACATTATAGGCTGAACAGTCGCAATACCACGGCCGTCAGGCCGTGGATACGCACCGTCACTCAGAGCAACAGACACCCATTCAGATGCCTGTTCCGAGTTTTCCACGCTGAAGTTTAAGTGACAGGCCGCTGTACAGAGAAGGGAGGAATCGGTCGGGACGGAGCGGATTCCGAACCGTCCTTCGGAGGTCGTTCGAGAATCGAAGATTCTCGTGATGACAAGAGACCTTTGGTCTCTCGAACCACGGCCTGTCCGCCTATACAACGAGACAGTATCCGAAAGAGCAAGCGGTGAACGCCACATTCCAGAAGAGTGTGCCGACGTACCGACTGCTCAAAGCGAACCAGCAGATACCCCCAAGTCTGCCGACGCCTGCCCGAGTCCTCGTGGCAAAAACAACACGTGGACTCCGCACATGGGTGAGGATAGGGGAACGGCGGTTTGGCACTGCCAGCAGTCCATCACACCGATGCTGTGGGACTACCCGTGCCCGAAAGGTGTGGTCGTCCGGTGATTGGACTGCGAACCTGACACTCCCACCGCTCGGGATTCCTCCGCGTTTACGCGGAGGAGGATGTCAAATTAGCTAGTTTGGGTTTTTGCGTAGGCAAGGTAGTCTATGCGACACCACCATTCGCAGGAATTACCTGACCACTGATCCACTTGGCGTCTGCTAAAATAGCAAATAAACCGGATTGTTAGCAGGAAAGCGAACTGAGCACGAAGAATCTATACTGCTGAAGACGATCTGAGGGCATCCACGACAGTCCCATGCGTTGGGCACCCAAAGGATTTCCTCAAGCCGCTCCAAGAACATACAAGGACATGATGTTCCACCCGTATCGGTTCAGGAGACACGAGCAGGGCCTTGTCTCCCAATCTGGGTCTAGAGAAATCGCTTCTGGGGGGATCTTCCATCCATGAATTCGCGTCAGGTCGACGCTGTCATCGACCTCTCATACGGGGTGTTGATCTTTGTCTCCATCGTGTTGATCGTCACGGTAGGAACCGAAACTGGTCTCGCCTTCGGGTTCGGCGTCTTGGTTTCCTACGCGGTTCACGTCGTCTGGAAGATGGCGCGCTTCGATCCCGACTGGATGACCCAGGCCGTCGAGGAGGCCGTCGACCAGACCGTGGGGGAGACGGTCGAAGAGGCGGTCGGAC contains these protein-coding regions:
- a CDS encoding AmiS/UreI family transporter, with the translated sequence MILGMGLIYVGMVLVVNGIWLLGIGNNRDVSIFNLFVGALLFIIAIWWAFGELWAFGEYQSGDAFVAAGTLLFSFTYLWIGINAIRDIGDQRSFGWYCILVTVIAVPTGYLVFLDGDFGLAGLWWTWAVLWATFWVLLGLELDEYTEPIAWFTTVVGIVTGVAGYMMAAGFWPWAA
- the fmdA gene encoding formamidase, producing MPETVFEVDVDASIDEQPDPIVNRWHPDVPPAATIEPGEKVRIECLDWTGNQVKNDDSANDIRDMRLDPNHHLSGPFEVEGAEPGDVLVIDILDLGPFPDNEWGFTGIFELDNGGGFLTDHFPEARKAIWDVDGVMTHSRHIEDVRFPGCVHPGIVGTAPSHELLEEWNEREQALIERGADAETAVSHETREEEPPLALPPEPNEVLLGDMDEEDVEDAAEEAARTIPPRENAGNCDIKNLGRGSRVYLPVFVEGANFITGDLHFSQGDGEITFCGAIEIAGWIDMRVDVIKNGMDQLGTNHAMFKPGYQDPDFSNYIVFEGYSVDEDGTQHYKNANVGMRRACLDAIDYLTNFGYTEEQAYILLSTIPVESRIAGIVDLPNTCVTVSVPNEAFDIDIDPDTLTDEYESVGGKGDVAKPS
- the thsA gene encoding thermosome subunit alpha, which gives rise to MEHDGIDRSVLVQNHDVHRLEGRDAQTDNFAAAKALSDVIASTLGPKGLDKLLVTSDGTVVVTNDGASIVDRMEIVHPAARSVVDVASKQDSRVGDGTTSTIVLTGALLTEAESLLESGLHQTSVARGYSLAAERATETLRQRTVPIDSDDEEQLRSIAETAITGKWNQQASEFLAEKTVSAVRAIQRDRTVELRRLTRKAIPGGSYYDSEVVDGLVIDMESSSTTAVSPEPGPLDAFNSATVALVDDQLTIETVSGQGAVSLESPDDLQTLRTYERDIYERYVDRIVDTGADVVFCQKSIDDMVRYLLAREGVLAVERTRQDELEKLGRATGAHAVGTVDDLTESDVGRAQRIDQRDLGPTEVIVVDGGPGVEQASLVLRGGTQQVADEAKRVVDGCFHVLSHAIEDSIVVPGGGATEVSLASDLRSYAASVSGREQLAIEAFADALEAIPRQLASSGGMDPIDTIVELRASHDDGEFATGLVFEGESGTIDDVRERGVLEPFAVKARTISGAAEAANLLVRVDDVVATSGKETGEEAEHDHDHGPGACRKRRGVPLGGRALDGALRPVP
- a CDS encoding creatininase family protein, whose product is MPRSSRLDELRHPEVEAYLDSTETPTVLIPVGTTEQHGEHLAMGTDAFIPTEICERIAEDIDGLVGPPITYGASDMHAGYDGITYLNYRTLATVVRDIAYSLAESGFTDVVFISGHLTNDWAAKVGANQVSHDLPEENYVYAFPYWDALSGDDMEDYLSFDAGWHANVGETAAVMAIEEDLVDLESTSFDDPDLPEDIENPAALLDHLLIGKGAYYRVSETGTWGDPSEATAELGEEYFETITHAVAELINTFQEVRDDIYQRERPNRAQEQW
- the crcB gene encoding fluoride efflux transporter CrcB, with translation MTDPALLVGLGGAVGALARYAVSSLVEEERFPLSTFLVNVVGSFLLGLVSFAGAGESLALFVGVGMCGAFTTFSTFSVDTVRLVEDGRVWTALVYSFGNAAVSIAAIGMSWVLVA
- a CDS encoding CrcB family protein, translated to MTTQDWVAHVQTAVLVVVGGFLGANVRYAVSLAYPGLTGTFLANVTGSFVLGFVAYEAMYTDYLTDRGRLLVATGFLSSYTTYSTFAFQTATVEPVLGLVNVAASYSFGFVGVVLGRWIALRIRGETRD
- a CDS encoding transcriptional regulator, with protein sequence MSRDETDPAAERETLAPQTITDRFADLEVGDGITFNDREQAYEVVETNKYSVTVADPNGNHVTLSQNLQTGGWVVHEEVWWIDTTASGD
- a CDS encoding carboxymuconolactone decarboxylase family protein → MTSRIEPIEPGESDDEEVNEILAESEDGWYKDSAYFGAVAHQPRLLKRLVRTFRLFPRSDSIDAETLELMRLRVAAVHGCAYCGTVRTWEVKDAVESREDAVFSEEIETSELTRREELAVRVADHMSRDPQEMPDEFFAELREEYSDEAIVELLMFAGLEVGLDRFCIALRLDTTEESPYPTGLEYPLERAP